In the Aneurinibacillus soli genome, one interval contains:
- a CDS encoding helix-turn-helix domain-containing protein: MRLLIADRDSTERTGIEWLMNSYSIRFTDIRQAVDMVSLMKELEEYKPDVLFVELEMIPSTGWDVFIQAIEKYAGAVIAVTAEAVFERAWQATQLQAAGFLVKPLSPDQIRPIITKVVRKQRKKERMVTDVEIEKEALQRQYASLFFDTEVTMGNDMSMMIVQPEDKQEIKELTEWLENYSFAQQPYILPLREHIVCLLPSYTSEMMHQEARRMEREASRRQESRLFIVLSSIGYSSLTAHSCYEKALQALNMIFFKGYQQIVQIQDTPAFLEIDPFLTPAEQRAWMAMLEEGDRAAIKRWMYEQFTEFPQGFPEPELLRIRMTSILAHLRRFMQTYQLQKISQMEIRYQEIFQTILHMPVLFRIVQEVLLFIFDIIQQAQSQKENAHGDFIERGLRYIDEHFHRSTLSLEEVAGHVQRSPSYFSHVLSTQREQTFRHYLMDVRVKQAKHLLSSTSLTVREIAFAVGYDDPNYFSRLFKECTGCSPRLWRNKKIIQKNK, from the coding sequence ATGCGTTTGCTTATTGCTGACAGAGATTCAACGGAACGGACTGGAATTGAATGGCTGATGAATTCATATTCGATAAGATTTACGGATATCCGCCAGGCTGTAGATATGGTATCGCTTATGAAAGAGCTAGAAGAGTATAAGCCGGATGTGCTTTTTGTAGAGCTTGAAATGATTCCTTCTACCGGTTGGGATGTTTTTATACAGGCGATCGAAAAGTATGCAGGTGCTGTTATCGCCGTAACAGCAGAAGCCGTTTTTGAAAGAGCCTGGCAAGCAACTCAATTACAAGCAGCGGGATTTTTGGTCAAACCATTATCGCCGGATCAAATCAGACCCATCATTACAAAAGTAGTTCGCAAGCAGCGAAAAAAAGAACGAATGGTAACAGACGTGGAGATAGAGAAGGAAGCGTTGCAAAGGCAGTATGCTTCGCTATTTTTTGATACGGAAGTAACGATGGGTAACGATATGAGCATGATGATCGTGCAGCCGGAAGATAAACAGGAGATAAAAGAGCTTACGGAATGGTTAGAGAATTATTCATTTGCACAGCAGCCGTATATCCTGCCATTACGTGAGCATATTGTTTGCCTGTTACCTTCTTATACAAGCGAAATGATGCATCAGGAAGCACGACGTATGGAAAGAGAAGCTTCGAGGAGACAGGAAAGTAGATTGTTTATTGTTCTTTCGTCTATCGGGTACTCCTCCTTAACCGCTCATAGTTGCTACGAAAAAGCATTACAGGCTTTAAACATGATTTTTTTTAAGGGGTATCAGCAAATCGTGCAAATTCAAGATACGCCTGCTTTCCTTGAAATCGATCCTTTTTTAACCCCTGCTGAACAGCGGGCATGGATGGCCATGCTTGAAGAAGGAGACAGAGCAGCCATTAAACGCTGGATGTATGAGCAGTTCACTGAATTTCCGCAGGGTTTTCCCGAACCTGAACTGCTACGGATTCGGATGACCAGCATTCTTGCTCATTTGCGGCGCTTTATGCAAACGTATCAGCTCCAGAAGATATCGCAAATGGAAATTCGCTATCAGGAGATTTTCCAAACCATTTTGCATATGCCGGTGCTATTTCGAATTGTACAAGAAGTGCTGCTGTTTATTTTTGATATTATTCAACAGGCGCAGAGTCAGAAGGAGAATGCCCATGGTGACTTTATTGAGAGAGGTCTCCGCTACATTGATGAGCATTTTCATCGTTCTACTCTAAGTCTGGAGGAAGTAGCTGGCCATGTTCAACGCAGCCCGAGCTATTTCAGCCATGTGCTGTCGACCCAAAGAGAGCAAACGTTCCGCCACTATCTCATGGATGTGCGCGTTAAGCAGGCTAAGCATTTGCTGTCATCCACTTCTCTGACCGTACGCGAAATTGCCTTTGCGGTCGGATACGATGATCCTAATTATTTTAGCCGCCTATTTAAGGAGTGTACCGGCTGTTCTCCTCGCCTTTGGAGAAATAAAAAGATAATCCAGAAAAACAAATAA
- the hutH gene encoding histidine ammonia-lyase, producing MITVKGHSLTLADVKAVLYDNEKVVASAESLARVDASRRAVEKIVAENRVAYGINTGFGKLSDVVIDQKDVESLQLNLIRSHACGVGEPFPEIVSRAMLLLRANALLKGHSGVRRQVIDCLLALLNKQIHPVVPQQGSLGASGDLAPLSHLTLALIGEGEVFYKGEIVPSLTALQKEGITPLVLTAKEGLALINGTQAMTAMGVVAYLEAEQLAYQSELIASLTLEGLRGIIDAFAEEVQIVRGYPEQIAVAERIRSYVADSKLITRQGELRVQDAYSLRCIPQVHGASWQALNYVKEKLEIEINAATDNPLIFDDGEKVISGGNFHGQPIAFAMDFLAIAMAEFANISERRIERLVNPQLNDLPPFLSPQPGVQSGAMILQYCAAALVSENKTLAHPASVDSIPSSANQEDHVSMGTIGARHAYQVILNCRKVLAIELICALQAVEYRGVEKTASITKQFHTMARTVTPAMTKDRIFSKDINAVDQFLKATDVNQVIKQTPKELTV from the coding sequence ATGATTACAGTAAAAGGACATTCACTCACATTGGCGGATGTGAAAGCCGTTTTGTACGATAATGAAAAGGTGGTAGCTTCAGCAGAAAGTTTAGCACGTGTAGATGCTAGTCGGCGAGCCGTTGAAAAAATTGTGGCAGAAAATCGCGTAGCATATGGAATTAACACAGGATTTGGCAAACTAAGTGATGTTGTGATTGATCAAAAAGATGTAGAGAGTTTGCAGCTCAATTTGATTCGGAGTCACGCTTGCGGCGTTGGCGAACCATTTCCGGAAATCGTATCGCGGGCAATGCTTCTGTTGCGAGCGAATGCTCTGCTTAAAGGACACTCCGGTGTACGTCGTCAGGTAATTGACTGCTTGCTTGCCCTGTTAAATAAGCAGATCCACCCTGTCGTGCCTCAGCAAGGATCGCTTGGTGCGAGTGGTGATTTAGCGCCTCTTTCTCATTTGACTCTCGCTCTTATTGGAGAAGGGGAAGTGTTTTATAAAGGAGAAATCGTTCCGTCACTCACTGCACTACAGAAAGAAGGAATTACGCCTCTTGTGCTAACAGCGAAGGAAGGGCTGGCTCTTATTAACGGAACGCAGGCTATGACAGCGATGGGCGTTGTGGCATATTTAGAAGCGGAGCAGCTTGCGTATCAATCAGAGTTAATCGCTTCGCTGACGCTGGAAGGATTGCGCGGCATCATCGATGCGTTTGCAGAAGAAGTACAAATCGTACGCGGCTATCCGGAGCAAATCGCGGTAGCAGAGCGCATTCGCAGCTACGTAGCTGATAGTAAGCTGATTACCCGACAAGGGGAACTTCGTGTGCAGGACGCATATTCGCTTCGCTGCATTCCACAAGTACATGGGGCATCCTGGCAAGCACTTAATTACGTGAAAGAAAAGCTGGAAATTGAGATCAACGCTGCTACAGATAATCCGCTCATTTTTGATGACGGTGAAAAGGTGATTTCAGGCGGAAACTTCCACGGCCAGCCGATTGCCTTTGCGATGGACTTTTTAGCGATTGCCATGGCTGAGTTTGCGAATATTTCAGAGCGACGTATCGAGCGACTTGTGAATCCGCAGTTGAATGATCTGCCACCGTTTTTGAGCCCACAGCCAGGTGTACAGTCAGGGGCGATGATTTTGCAGTATTGCGCAGCAGCACTTGTTTCTGAAAACAAAACACTCGCCCATCCGGCCAGCGTAGATTCGATTCCGTCATCCGCCAACCAGGAAGATCATGTAAGCATGGGAACGATCGGTGCGCGTCATGCGTATCAAGTGATTCTCAATTGCCGTAAGGTGCTGGCGATCGAATTAATATGCGCGCTCCAGGCGGTTGAGTATCGCGGTGTAGAGAAGACAGCATCGATAACTAAGCAATTCCATACAATGGCGCGGACCGTTACTCCGGCAATGACAAAAGATCGTATTTTTTCTAAGGATATCAACGCTGTTGACCAATTTTTAAAAGCAACAGACGTTAACCAGGTAATCAAACAAACTCCTAAGGAACTCACTGTATAA
- the hutU gene encoding urocanate hydratase gives MKKTTGQKRVYRAPHGTELNTKGWVQEAALRMLFNNLDPEVAEWPEDLVVYGGIGRAARNWESFDAIVHTLKNLEDDETMLVQSGKPVAVFKSHPDAPRVLLANSNLVPAWANWDHFHELDKKGLMMYGQMTAGSWIYIGSQGIVQGTYETFAECAKQHFGGSLKGTITVTAGLGGMGGAQPLAVTMNDGVVIGIDVDRTRIEKRIETRYCDVLVETLDEAIELAEKAKQEGRALSIGLLGNAAEILPEMLQRNFIPDVITDQTSAHDPLNGYLPANMTLEEGAKLRAADPEEYVKRSKASMAVHVQAILDMQAKGAVAFDYGNNIRQVALDEGVENAFAFPGFVPAYIRPQFCEGKGPFRWVALSGDPEDIYKTDEVILREFAYNEHLCRWIKMAQERIAFQGLPSRICWLGYGERARFAKIINDMVRNGELKAPIVIGRDHLDSGSVASPNRETEAMRDGSDAVADWPILNAMINAVGGASWVSVHHGGGVGMGYSLHAGMVIVADGTEAAEKRLERVLTSDPGMGVVRHADAGYELAIETAKNKGVHIPMLRS, from the coding sequence TTGAAGAAAACAACAGGACAAAAAAGAGTATACCGAGCTCCACACGGAACGGAGTTAAATACAAAAGGGTGGGTTCAGGAGGCAGCGCTGCGCATGCTTTTCAACAACCTCGACCCGGAAGTTGCAGAATGGCCTGAGGACCTTGTTGTATATGGGGGAATTGGAAGAGCGGCTCGTAACTGGGAAAGCTTCGATGCGATTGTTCACACACTGAAAAACCTGGAAGATGACGAAACGATGCTTGTACAGTCTGGAAAACCGGTCGCGGTGTTCAAGTCTCATCCAGATGCTCCGCGTGTGCTGCTTGCAAATTCGAATTTAGTTCCAGCCTGGGCAAATTGGGATCATTTCCATGAGCTTGATAAAAAGGGTCTCATGATGTACGGACAAATGACGGCTGGCAGCTGGATTTATATCGGAAGTCAAGGGATTGTGCAAGGAACGTATGAAACATTCGCAGAGTGTGCGAAACAGCATTTTGGCGGCAGTCTGAAAGGAACCATCACAGTTACAGCAGGGTTAGGCGGAATGGGTGGCGCTCAACCGTTAGCGGTTACGATGAATGATGGGGTTGTGATCGGAATTGATGTGGATCGCACACGCATCGAAAAACGTATCGAAACTCGTTATTGCGATGTACTCGTGGAAACGCTGGATGAAGCGATTGAGCTTGCGGAAAAAGCGAAACAAGAAGGGCGTGCCCTTTCCATTGGTCTCTTAGGAAATGCGGCTGAAATCTTGCCGGAAATGCTTCAGCGAAACTTTATCCCGGATGTTATTACCGATCAGACATCAGCGCACGATCCTTTAAATGGATACCTGCCTGCAAACATGACGCTGGAAGAAGGGGCGAAGCTTCGTGCTGCTGATCCGGAAGAGTATGTAAAGCGTTCTAAGGCGAGCATGGCTGTACATGTTCAGGCCATTTTAGATATGCAGGCAAAAGGTGCGGTTGCCTTTGACTATGGCAATAACATTCGTCAGGTTGCATTGGACGAAGGGGTAGAAAATGCATTTGCATTCCCAGGATTCGTACCGGCGTATATTCGTCCCCAATTCTGTGAAGGGAAAGGACCATTCCGCTGGGTTGCTCTGTCTGGTGATCCAGAAGATATTTACAAAACAGATGAAGTGATCTTACGCGAATTCGCCTATAATGAGCACCTTTGCCGCTGGATCAAAATGGCTCAGGAACGCATCGCATTCCAGGGACTTCCTTCCCGCATTTGCTGGTTAGGGTATGGAGAACGCGCACGTTTTGCGAAAATCATCAATGACATGGTACGCAACGGTGAATTAAAAGCACCGATTGTAATTGGACGTGACCATCTTGATTCCGGTTCCGTGGCATCGCCAAACCGGGAAACAGAAGCAATGCGTGATGGCAGTGATGCTGTAGCTGACTGGCCGATCCTTAACGCTATGATTAATGCGGTAGGTGGCGCAAGCTGGGTATCTGTCCATCACGGTGGTGGTGTAGGTATGGGATACTCCCTGCATGCCGGAATGGTTATTGTAGCTGACGGAACAGAAGCGGCAGAAAAACGCCTCGAACGCGTATTAACTTCAGACCCGGGTATGGGAGTTGTTCGTCACGCAGATGCAGGCTATGAACTGGCAATTGAAACAGCGAAAAATAAAGGCGTTCATATTCCGATGTTACGAAGCTAA
- a CDS encoding agmatinase family protein yields MKYPYPQLKPPSFRWSAAQGAEPKVNEWIRTLSSEEQTVDFSSVDVTILGVPLSRSSISASAASENPEAMRQAWKAFNPYHLEYDIDLTPLRILDLGDVRQHVTDIPLSHQWITDAMVSMRQHHAHALPIMLGGDHSITAMLVKGWKQAHPEQRIGILQLDTHFDLRSLEDNGPSNGTPIRNLIESGTILGEDVWNVGLHGFYNAKSLKEYADQKGVQYVTLRQVREKGIVSTIQAALDDLSGKVDVIYLTVDMDVLDIAYAPGVPAATPGGMRTDELFEAVYLAGSHPLVQAMDIVCLDPYRDIAQVTVKAGVHVMLTFLTGFMQRKAQHQK; encoded by the coding sequence ATGAAGTATCCGTATCCCCAGCTTAAGCCGCCTTCGTTTCGCTGGTCCGCCGCACAAGGGGCGGAGCCAAAAGTAAACGAATGGATTCGTACTCTCTCTAGTGAGGAACAAACAGTGGATTTTAGCTCCGTGGATGTAACCATCCTCGGGGTTCCGCTGTCCCGTTCATCTATTAGCGCATCAGCGGCAAGTGAAAATCCGGAGGCGATGCGCCAGGCATGGAAAGCATTTAATCCATACCATCTTGAGTATGATATCGATTTAACTCCGCTGCGTATTTTGGATTTAGGAGACGTACGCCAGCATGTAACCGATATTCCTCTTTCTCATCAGTGGATCACAGACGCTATGGTTTCGATGCGCCAGCATCATGCGCATGCACTTCCGATTATGCTGGGAGGAGATCATTCGATTACGGCGATGCTTGTGAAAGGCTGGAAACAGGCTCATCCCGAGCAGCGTATTGGAATTTTGCAGTTGGATACTCATTTTGACTTACGTAGTCTTGAGGATAACGGTCCAAGCAATGGAACGCCAATTCGCAATTTGATCGAAAGCGGTACGATCCTTGGTGAGGACGTGTGGAATGTAGGGCTGCATGGTTTTTATAACGCGAAATCATTAAAAGAATATGCAGATCAAAAAGGGGTTCAGTATGTCACCCTGCGTCAGGTGAGAGAAAAAGGTATTGTTTCTACGATTCAAGCTGCATTGGATGATCTGAGTGGAAAAGTCGATGTCATTTATCTCACGGTCGATATGGATGTGCTAGATATCGCTTATGCGCCGGGGGTTCCGGCTGCAACTCCTGGGGGAATGCGTACGGATGAGTTGTTTGAAGCGGTTTATCTGGCTGGAAGCCATCCGCTTGTTCAGGCGATGGATATTGTCTGCCTTGACCCGTATCGTGATATCGCTCAGGTTACGGTGAAGGCAGGAGTCCATGTGATGCTTACCTTTTTGACAGGGTTTATGCAGCGAAAAGCACAGCATCAAAAGTAA
- a CDS encoding DinB family protein yields MIHNVEEFAQFLDGLRKRTMKYVKVVPNSILEWKPAEDKFSTGDILRHLASSELMFLSVFEHGKWSYPGHESSKGDNIEEIIPYMEACHTRLMDGLLTLGNDLLEKKVPTLHGHEVSSWRIMMALTEHEIHHRGQLSTYLQMNGIEPPQIFGLKIEQVER; encoded by the coding sequence ATGATCCATAATGTAGAGGAATTTGCACAGTTTCTAGACGGATTACGCAAGCGTACCATGAAGTATGTAAAGGTTGTACCGAATTCAATCCTGGAATGGAAACCAGCGGAGGATAAATTTTCAACGGGAGATATACTGCGCCACCTAGCTTCCTCTGAGCTTATGTTTTTGAGTGTATTCGAGCATGGAAAATGGAGCTACCCCGGTCATGAAAGCAGCAAAGGAGACAATATCGAGGAAATCATTCCGTACATGGAAGCCTGTCATACAAGATTAATGGATGGCTTATTGACCTTAGGAAATGATCTCCTGGAAAAAAAGGTTCCAACTTTACATGGACATGAAGTAAGCTCCTGGAGAATCATGATGGCACTGACAGAACATGAGATTCATCATCGAGGTCAACTGTCCACATACCTTCAGATGAACGGAATCGAACCGCCTCAGATTTTTGGCCTGAAAATCGAACAAGTTGAAAGATGA
- a CDS encoding amino acid permease: protein MGNGNQHELQRTMKSRHLFMISIGGVIGTGLFLGAGYTINQAGPGGAVLAYAAGGLLMYLVMLCLGELAVAMPVAGSFQTYASKYIGPATGFTIGWMYWLNWAVTVGVEFTAAGMLMKRWFPMTPVWVWCIVFAVSLFLMNAFSAKSFAETEFWFSSIKVVAIILFIVVGSSVLFGFISIKGQPAPMFSNFVNDGGLFPKGISAVFLSMIAVTFSFQGTEVIGVAAGESEKPEKTIPRSIRATAWRTMFFYVISMIVLVGLIPWRKAGVIESPFVMVFDGVGIPYAADFMNFVILTAVLSVGNSGLYAGSRMLWGLARDGMASPFLGKLSRKQIPLNALITTLAVACLSLLSSFVAEDTLYVLLVSIAGLAGIVVWLGVGVSQYLFRKRFLEEGGKLDELKYRTPLYPFVPILCTVLCSIVIISMAFDAEQRMALYCGVPFMAGCYLYYFLRIKKKQEGEQTTNEIETTQFVGNAD from the coding sequence ATGGGTAACGGGAATCAGCACGAATTACAGCGTACCATGAAAAGCAGACATTTATTTATGATTTCGATTGGCGGAGTAATCGGTACAGGTTTATTCCTTGGTGCTGGATATACGATTAATCAAGCAGGTCCAGGAGGAGCCGTTCTCGCGTATGCCGCGGGAGGCCTCCTCATGTACCTTGTCATGCTCTGCCTGGGTGAACTGGCTGTTGCTATGCCAGTAGCAGGCTCCTTCCAAACATATGCGAGTAAATATATAGGACCTGCCACTGGATTTACGATCGGGTGGATGTATTGGCTTAATTGGGCGGTTACAGTGGGCGTGGAATTTACTGCTGCCGGAATGTTAATGAAGCGCTGGTTTCCGATGACACCGGTATGGGTGTGGTGTATCGTGTTTGCTGTCTCGTTATTTTTGATGAATGCATTCTCGGCAAAAAGTTTTGCTGAAACAGAATTTTGGTTTTCAAGTATTAAAGTTGTTGCGATCATTCTCTTTATCGTAGTGGGCAGTTCCGTATTGTTTGGCTTTATCTCTATAAAAGGACAGCCCGCTCCTATGTTTTCCAACTTTGTAAATGACGGTGGGCTGTTTCCAAAAGGAATTAGCGCTGTATTTCTTTCAATGATTGCTGTTACTTTTTCGTTCCAAGGGACTGAAGTGATCGGTGTAGCCGCAGGTGAAAGTGAAAAGCCGGAAAAAACGATCCCACGTTCGATCCGTGCCACTGCATGGCGCACGATGTTCTTTTATGTGATTTCGATGATTGTACTAGTTGGTTTAATTCCTTGGCGCAAGGCCGGTGTAATCGAAAGTCCATTTGTCATGGTTTTCGATGGAGTTGGGATTCCGTATGCCGCTGATTTTATGAACTTTGTTATTCTTACTGCGGTACTCTCGGTAGGGAATTCGGGGCTTTATGCGGGTTCACGTATGTTATGGGGATTAGCGCGTGATGGAATGGCAAGTCCTTTCCTAGGAAAGCTAAGCAGAAAACAAATACCGCTTAACGCTTTGATCACGACTCTCGCGGTTGCCTGCCTTTCACTTTTGTCCAGCTTTGTAGCGGAAGATACTCTTTATGTCTTGCTTGTTTCGATTGCGGGTCTGGCGGGTATTGTCGTGTGGCTGGGAGTGGGTGTTTCGCAATACCTATTTCGTAAGCGCTTTCTCGAAGAGGGAGGTAAACTGGATGAGTTAAAGTATCGGACTCCACTTTATCCGTTCGTGCCTATTCTTTGCACCGTATTATGCTCAATTGTGATTATTAGCATGGCATTTGATGCAGAGCAACGAATGGCTCTATACTGTGGGGTTCCATTTATGGCTGGTTGCTACCTCTACTACTTCTTACGTATAAAAAAGAAACAAGAAGGCGAGCAGACAACGAACGAAATCGAAACGACTCAATTTGTTGGAAATGCTGATTAA
- the hutI gene encoding imidazolonepropionase → MKQKPILLRHAAQLVTLQGTSAQPVTGTAMSTLHIIEDGAVWIEDGSIQMVDRDEVVTAFYRDRMQEAHVIDASGKVVTPGLIDPHTHLVFAGSRENEFEMRLAGKTYMEIMNAGGGIHNTTRATQAASEEDLYEEAYQRLNRFLQYGVTTLEAKSGYGLTLEHEMKQLHVAKRLQDTHPIDIVSTFMGAHAVPAEYKHDPDRFVDILVNEMIPEVAKSGLAQFNDVFCEHGVFTPEQSERILRAGMEHGLLPKIHADEIEPYQGAELAARLGAVSADHLLRASDEGIRQMAEKGVVAVLLPGTAFFLKAEAANGRKMIDAGVAVALSTDRNPGSSPSESMPFIMNLGCLTMGMTPAEVLVAATINAAHAIKQAHRVGSLEKGKVADLVVFDAPNYSYMQYNYGVNLVDTVIKAGKIVVQKGSLTHEVSVSPA, encoded by the coding sequence ATGAAACAAAAACCGATTCTGCTTCGTCATGCAGCCCAGCTTGTTACACTTCAAGGAACATCTGCACAACCGGTAACAGGAACAGCCATGAGCACTTTACACATTATTGAAGATGGAGCCGTCTGGATTGAAGACGGTTCCATCCAGATGGTAGATCGGGATGAGGTTGTGACTGCTTTTTATCGGGATCGTATGCAAGAAGCTCATGTGATCGATGCATCAGGAAAAGTAGTGACACCAGGGCTAATTGATCCGCATACTCATCTGGTATTTGCCGGAAGTCGGGAAAATGAATTTGAAATGCGCCTGGCTGGCAAGACATATATGGAGATTATGAATGCAGGCGGCGGCATTCATAATACAACGCGCGCAACGCAGGCTGCCAGTGAAGAAGATTTATATGAGGAAGCGTACCAGCGTCTCAATCGCTTTTTGCAATACGGTGTAACGACATTGGAAGCAAAAAGTGGATACGGCTTAACGTTAGAACATGAAATGAAGCAGCTTCATGTAGCGAAGCGACTTCAGGATACGCATCCAATCGATATCGTCTCTACCTTTATGGGCGCACATGCCGTGCCTGCTGAGTATAAACACGACCCGGATCGTTTTGTTGATATTCTCGTAAATGAGATGATTCCGGAAGTTGCAAAAAGCGGCCTTGCTCAGTTTAATGATGTATTTTGTGAACACGGTGTGTTTACACCGGAACAGTCCGAGAGAATTTTACGCGCGGGAATGGAGCATGGCCTGCTTCCGAAAATTCACGCGGATGAGATTGAACCGTATCAGGGGGCGGAACTGGCTGCGCGTCTGGGAGCTGTGTCGGCCGATCACCTTCTGCGGGCATCTGATGAAGGAATCCGGCAGATGGCGGAAAAAGGAGTGGTTGCGGTCTTGCTGCCAGGTACAGCCTTCTTTTTGAAGGCAGAGGCTGCCAATGGACGGAAAATGATTGACGCTGGCGTAGCCGTTGCCTTGTCTACAGACCGGAATCCTGGTTCTTCTCCGAGTGAATCGATGCCGTTCATCATGAATCTCGGCTGTCTAACGATGGGAATGACACCTGCTGAGGTACTCGTTGCCGCTACCATTAATGCGGCGCATGCGATTAAACAGGCGCACCGGGTAGGAAGCCTCGAAAAAGGAAAAGTAGCTGATCTCGTCGTATTTGACGCACCGAACTATTCGTACATGCAGTATAACTACGGCGTGAATCTTGTAGATACTGTTATTAAAGCAGGGAAGATTGTGGTGCAGAAAGGGAGTTTGACTCATGAAGTATCCGTATCCCCAGCTTAA
- the hutP gene encoding hut operon transcriptional regulator HutP, with protein sequence MSLYIERRIGKMAMQLALLEEGDHEAESFLLAQLKHAGYQFCKGKVGSMDAHKVVAAVETAAKKTIIDGSFYRETHSLYHAILEAMQGVTRGQVQLGTVLRTVGLNFAIVRGRPYDQEREDEWVAVALYGTIGAPVRGLEHETLGLGINHI encoded by the coding sequence ATGTCCTTATACATTGAACGTCGAATAGGGAAGATGGCAATGCAGCTGGCTCTTCTGGAAGAAGGCGATCATGAAGCAGAAAGCTTTCTATTAGCACAGTTGAAACATGCAGGTTACCAGTTCTGTAAGGGAAAAGTAGGCTCGATGGATGCCCATAAGGTCGTTGCTGCAGTGGAAACAGCTGCGAAAAAAACAATCATTGATGGTTCGTTCTACCGTGAGACACATTCGCTGTACCATGCCATTCTTGAAGCCATGCAAGGGGTAACCAGGGGACAGGTTCAACTTGGAACCGTGCTTCGTACTGTTGGATTAAACTTTGCGATTGTGAGAGGAAGGCCGTATGATCAAGAGCGGGAGGACGAGTGGGTTGCAGTTGCGCTCTATGGAACAATAGGAGCTCCTGTTAGAGGATTGGAACACGAAACATTAGGGCTTGGCATTAATCATATTTAG
- a CDS encoding HutD/Ves family protein, translating to MMRKNEQTTSLWSGGITTQLAIYPEDADYTKRDFKWRISSADVEVEESVFTPLPSIQRIIMIMEGEMFLQHEGKHQVLLKPFEQDRFSGDWTTRSMGRVKDFNLMLAEGCSGELHAIHIKKGIHNEVLDPAYSREGAKRSEAFYCVNGSVRAIIDENEVLVLEKGDVMIVNAENLCKTIKVKVCNHDELAASIIRASIFY from the coding sequence ATGATGAGAAAAAATGAACAAACAACAAGCCTTTGGTCAGGTGGAATCACAACCCAACTTGCAATTTATCCTGAAGATGCGGATTATACGAAACGTGATTTCAAATGGCGGATTAGTTCCGCAGATGTTGAAGTGGAAGAATCCGTATTTACGCCTCTTCCAAGCATCCAAAGAATCATTATGATCATGGAGGGGGAAATGTTTCTTCAACATGAGGGGAAGCATCAGGTGCTTTTAAAGCCATTTGAACAGGATCGCTTTAGCGGGGACTGGACAACCCGAAGTATGGGTAGAGTAAAGGACTTTAATTTGATGTTAGCAGAAGGGTGCAGTGGAGAACTTCACGCTATTCATATCAAAAAAGGGATCCATAATGAAGTGTTAGATCCTGCATATAGTAGGGAAGGTGCAAAAAGATCTGAAGCTTTTTATTGTGTCAATGGAAGCGTTCGAGCGATCATTGATGAAAATGAGGTTTTGGTTTTAGAGAAAGGTGACGTAATGATTGTAAACGCGGAAAATTTATGCAAAACCATAAAAGTAAAGGTATGTAATCACGATGAATTAGCTGCTAGTATCATAAGAGCAAGCATTTTTTATTAA